From Mustela erminea isolate mMusErm1 chromosome 1, mMusErm1.Pri, whole genome shotgun sequence, a single genomic window includes:
- the PRSS57 gene encoding serine protease 57: MGPRAGEWGRLLLTVAVVLTLPPRPAGSWGARIIGGHEVTPHSRPYMVSVQFEGQHHCGGFLLRARWVVSAAHCFSHRDPRTGLVVLGAHVLRAPEPTQQVLGISAVIRHPDYQPDIHANDICLLLLNASAVLGPAVGLLKLPRRDARPLKAGARCQVAGWGSVSDFEDLPPGLMEAEVRVLSLDICNSSWRGQLSPAMLCTQSGDRRRRGFCSADSGGPLVCRNRAHGLVSFSGLWCGDRKTPDVYTQVSAFVSWIWDVVRRPPAQPPAQDHWVPEQPPEPQQHWG, from the exons AtgggccccagggcaggggagtggggtcGCCTGCTGCTGACCGTGGCCGTGGTCCTCACGCTGCCTCCGAGGCCCGCAG GCTCCTGGGGCGCCCGGATCATTGGGGGTCACGAAGTGACGCCCCACTCCCGGCCTTACATGGTGTCTGTGCAATTTGAGGGCCAGCACCACTGTGGGGGCTTCCTGCTGCGAGCCCGCTGGGTGGTCTCCGCAGCCCACTGCTTCAGCCACAG GGACCCCCGCACGGGCCTGGTGGTGCTGGGGGCTCACGTCCTGCGTGCCCCGGAGCCTACACAGCAAGTGCTTGGCATCTCTGCCGTCATCAGGCACCCGGACTACCAGCCCGACATCCACGCCAATGACATCTGTCTGCTGCTG CTGAACGCCTCTGCTGTCCTGGGTCCCGCAGTGGGGCTGCTGAAGCTGCCGCGGAGAGACGCCAGGCCACTCAAGGCTGGGGCACGGTGCCAGGTGGCGGGCTGGGGCTCCGTATCAGACTTTGAGGACCTGCCGCCCGGGCTGATGGAGGCTGAGGTCCGCGTGCTGAGCCTGGACATCTGCAACAGCTCTTGGAGGGGCCAGCTGAGCCCTGCCATGCTCTGCACCCAAAGTGGGGACCGCCGGCGGCGTGGCTTCTGCTCA GCCGACTCTGGGGGGCCCCTGGTGTGCAGGAACCGGGCCCATGGCCTTGTCTCTTTCTCCGGACTCTGGTGTGGCGACCGCAAGACCCCCGATGTGTACACACAGGTGTCTGCCTTTGTGAGCTGGATATGGGATGTGGTTCGAAGGCCCCCggcccagccccctgcccaggaCCACTGGGTCCCTGAGCAGCCACCAGAACCACAACAGCACTGGGGATAG